A genomic region of Strigops habroptila isolate Jane chromosome 20, bStrHab1.2.pri, whole genome shotgun sequence contains the following coding sequences:
- the LOC115618138 gene encoding potassium voltage-gated channel subfamily V member 2-like, whose product MRQLGTRRASLSASLKIGNHRGCGRTLEEEEVHIPFAQESLVKQWSSMQNVMDRNQEKSKAPLQRNKFLLNINVGGKLFQIAYSIVARYPVTRLGKLALYTDPTKKLQLCDDYSVQKNEYFFDRDPSIFHYIFHFYRSGVLWIMDEICPSNFVEEIEYWGIHLKYSQRCCRILFEEKQDELSEYLKIQKELVAELEPLDSGEQFEGKFLGRFREMIWNLIENPYSSVAAKIIAVMSSFFVLISIVGMTLSTVEEMKHKTGKVWMEQLEMICAIFFTSEYFMRLISSSSFKNFLRAAFNAVDLVTILPFYIQILFESLDEGDTLYHEELHKMENVSKLGKVLKLIKLMRIFRILKLARHSTGLRAFGFTMRQCYQQVCCLFLFIAMGVFTFSALMHSVEHDVPGTNFTSIPYAWWWAAVSLSTVGYGDTVPDTVLGRMVAFGCISFGIILNGMPISILYNKFSDYYAKLKAHENEISRLLKLSRRLCLKERILRKLSECCRDDPRSHH is encoded by the exons TAGGGAACCACCGGGGCTGTGGCCGGAcgctggaggaagaggaggtgcaCATCCCCTTTGCCCAGGAGAGCCTGGTAAAGCAATGGAGCTCCATGCAGAACGTGATGGACAGAAACCAGGAGAAGAGCAAGGCTCCCCTTCAAAGGAACAAGTTCTTGCTCAACATTAACGTGGGTGGTAAGTTGTTCCAGATAGCTTACAGCATCGTGGCCCGGTACCCCGTCACCCGGCTCGGGAAGCTGGCCCTTTATACAGACCCTACAaagaagctgcagctctgtgatgACTACTCGGTGCAGAAGAATGAGTACTTCTTCGACAGAGATCCTTCCATTTTCCACTACATCTTCCACTTCTACCGCAGCGGGGTCCTGTGGATAATGGATGAGATATGCCCCAGTAACTTTGTGGAGGAAATTGAGTACTGGGGAATCCATCTGAAATACTCCCAACGCTGCTGCCGGATCCTGTTTGAGGAAAAGCAAGATGAACTCAGTGAGTACCTGAAAAtccagaaggagctggtggcagagctggagcccCTGGACTCAGGGGAGCAGTTTGAGGGCAAATTTCTGGGACGGTTTCGGGAGATGATCTGGAACCTCATTGAGAACCCATACTCCTCTGTCGCAGCCAAGATCATTGCTGTCATGTCGAGCTTCTTTGTGCTTATCTCCATCGTGGGCATGACACTGAGCACAGTGGAGGAGATGAAACACAAGACAGGGAAGGTGTGGATGGAGCAGCTGGAGATGATCTGTGCCATCTTCTTCACCTCCGAATACTTCATGCGGctcatctcctcctccagcttcaAGAACTTCTTGCGGGCAGCATTCAATGCTGTGGACCTGGTGACCATCCTGCCCTTCTACATCCAGATCCTCTTTGAAAGCCTGGATGAAGGAGACACACTTTACCATGAGGAGCTGCACAAGATGGAGAATGTGAGCAAGCTGGGCAAAGTCCTCAAGCTCATCAAACTCATGAGGATCTTCCGCATCCTCAAGCTGGCGCGCCACTCCACCGGCCTCCGGGCTTTTGGCTTCACCATGCGCCAGTGCTACCAGCAGGTttgctgcctcttcctcttcatcGCCATGGGGGTCTTCACCTTCTCTGCTCTCATGCACTCGGTGGAACATGATGTCCCAGGCACCAACTTCACCAGTATCCCCTACGCGTGGTGGTGGGCAGCG GTCAGCCTCTCCACTGTGGGCTATGGAGACACTGTGCCTGACACGGTGCTCGGCAGGATGGTGGCGTTTGGCTGCATCTCCTTTGGCATCATCCTCAACGGCATGCCCATCTCCATCCTCTACAACAAGTTCTCTGACTACTATGCCAAGCTGAAGGCCCATGAGAACGAGATCAGCCGCTTGCTGAAGCTCTCCAGGAGGCTCTGCTTGAAGGAGCGAATCCTGAGGAAGCTGTCGGAATGCTGCAGAGATGACCCCCGCAGCCACCACTGA
- the LOC115618139 gene encoding bone morphogenetic protein 2-like — MLGTILLLLALAKPTCPSPAGAESQRAEALKRLLEVFGMEDPPPPPAHVKQPPQYMVDLFNTIANADGVTKNPDILEGNTVRSFLDKTQSEEMRFLFVLSSVAKSEKILTAELHLFRLWPRVTDVPKKHHLCQVSVYQVLERSEVAAPGSRKLLAARLVPLQGSGWEVFAITQAVRDWTEDESSNQGLLVTVQGLGGSPFEPPPLQFASGRDHHESKRPMLVLFTDDGRRGASPSMAGFPDFQPQAPVVPAKLSVPRSTRSLDRLQPCQRHPLSVDFEEIGWSGWIISPRGYNAYHCKGSCPFPLGENMRPTNHATVQSIINALKLSEGVSSPCCVPDKLYSINLLYFDDDENVVLKQYDDMVAGSCGCH, encoded by the exons ATGCTGGGgaccatcctgctgctgctggcactggccAAGCCGACGTGCCCAAgcccagctggagcagagagcCAGAGAGCTGAGGCGCTGAAGAGGCTCCTGGAAGTCTTTGGCATGGAAGACCCTCCACCCCCCCCGGCTCATGTCAAGCAGCCGCCCCAGTACATGGTGGATCTATTCAACACCATTGCCAATGCGGATGGTGTCACCAAGAATCCCGATATCCTGGAGGGCAACACGGTCCGCAGCTTCTTGGATAAGA CCCAGAGCGAGGAGATGCGGTTCCTCTTCGTCCTCTCCAGCGTGGCCAAGAGCGAGAAGATCCTGACGGCAGAGCTGCACCTCTTCCGCCTCTGGCCCAGGGTCACTGACGTGCCCAAAAAGCACCACTTGTGCCAG GTCAGTGTCTACCAAGTGCTGGAGAGGAGCGAGGTGGCCGCGCCGGGGAGCAGGAAGCTGctggcagccaggctggtcCCGCTGCAGGGCTCAGGCTGGGAGGTCTTTGCCATCACCCAGGCT GTTCGCGACTGGACTGAAGATGAAAGCAGCAACCAGGGTTTGCTGGTGAcagtgcaggggctgggggggagccCCTTTGAGCCCCCTCCGCTGCAGTTCGCATCTGGCAGGGACCACCATGAGAGCAAGAGGCCCATGTTGGTCCTGTTTACGGATGATGGGCGCCGGGGAGCATCTCCCTCCATGGCCGGCTTCCCAG ATTTCCAGCCTCAGGCCCCCGTTGTCCCCGCCAAGCTGTCGGTGCCGCGCAGCACGCGCTCGCTGGACcggctccagccctgccagagGCATCCCTTGTCTGTGGACTTCGAGGAGATCGGCTGGTCAGGCTGGATCATCTCACCACGAGGGTACAATGCTTACCACTGCAAAggctcctgccccttcccactGGGCGAGAACATGCGGCCGACCAACCATGCCACGGTGCAGTCCATCATCAATGCCCTCAAGCTGAGTGAGGGGGTCAGCAGCCCCTGCTGCGTGCCCGACAAGCTCTACTCCATCAACCTCCTCTACTTCGATGACGATGAGAACGTGGTCCTCAAGCAGTACGATGACATGGTGGCCGGGAGCTGCGGCTGCCActga